The proteins below come from a single Parageobacillus thermoglucosidasius genomic window:
- a CDS encoding acyl-CoA dehydrogenase family protein: protein MRRLSDVDPNLLANLKKYLDKELYAYAEKELEQFYQLCMTDIDRRAVHTDREGQPRLIKYDRFGNEISEVWVNEGYQQTAKQTYETGIVGYVHKPIPELGRKGNYIYSYAQGYLLSQVETGVYCPVTLTMATAYLLEHFADENLKKKYLPHVISTGEIELYEGATFLTERQGGSDVGANAVRAVLCGDHYKLFGEKYFASNAGRCGVAAVLARIDGSEPGTKGLSLFLVPWRNEDGTLNSIQIRRLKDKLGVRAVPSAEVVFDGAKAYVIGDPKKGFYYMMEALNLSRVCNAVGSIGIMKRALEEAKQYAANRTAFGHKLTDYPMVRETLADLTARQEVQTSACFEMISVFERVMTAPDEATEEEKAWNRLLIALLKMRTAEEAIAFAHEAIEMHGGNGYIEDFVTPRLLRDAQVLTVWEGTANILGLEVLRLMRKYRVHEQFIAKMAEALSSLSDDVEPLASPVKQGLHELAEALKRLDGQPEEVQTFHAKKIANRLCDIYLSVVALERAQENERNCLIAQLFLQHIWNRHLVDEQMLSVRHFEVIIHGQRQLSPS from the coding sequence ATGAGACGGCTGAGCGACGTTGATCCGAATTTGCTCGCCAACTTAAAAAAGTATTTAGATAAGGAGTTATATGCCTATGCGGAAAAAGAGCTGGAACAGTTTTACCAGCTTTGCATGACCGATATTGACCGCCGTGCTGTGCACACCGACCGCGAAGGCCAGCCGCGCCTGATCAAATACGATCGCTTTGGCAACGAGATTTCTGAAGTATGGGTTAATGAAGGCTACCAGCAGACGGCGAAACAAACATATGAAACGGGAATCGTCGGCTATGTCCATAAGCCGATTCCTGAGCTGGGGCGGAAAGGAAATTATATTTATTCGTACGCGCAAGGCTACCTATTGTCACAGGTGGAGACAGGGGTTTATTGCCCGGTGACATTGACTATGGCCACCGCCTATTTGCTTGAACATTTTGCCGATGAAAATTTGAAAAAAAAATATTTGCCGCATGTCATTTCCACCGGAGAAATTGAATTGTATGAAGGCGCCACTTTTTTAACGGAGCGCCAAGGCGGCTCTGACGTCGGCGCTAATGCGGTGCGTGCCGTTCTGTGCGGCGATCACTACAAATTGTTCGGGGAAAAATATTTTGCCAGCAACGCCGGCCGCTGCGGTGTCGCCGCCGTGCTAGCGCGCATTGACGGAAGCGAGCCGGGAACAAAAGGGCTGAGCTTATTCCTTGTCCCGTGGCGCAACGAAGACGGCACGCTTAACAGCATTCAAATCCGCCGTTTGAAAGATAAGCTGGGAGTTCGCGCCGTGCCGTCGGCAGAGGTTGTTTTTGACGGAGCGAAAGCGTATGTCATCGGCGATCCGAAAAAAGGCTTCTATTATATGATGGAAGCGTTAAACTTGTCGCGCGTCTGCAATGCGGTCGGGTCGATCGGCATTATGAAGCGGGCGTTAGAGGAAGCGAAGCAGTATGCCGCTAACCGCACTGCCTTCGGTCATAAACTGACCGACTATCCGATGGTTCGAGAAACACTTGCCGATTTAACGGCACGGCAAGAAGTGCAAACGAGCGCCTGCTTTGAAATGATTTCCGTGTTTGAGCGAGTCATGACTGCACCGGATGAAGCGACAGAGGAAGAAAAAGCGTGGAACCGTCTTCTCATCGCCTTATTGAAAATGCGCACCGCTGAAGAAGCCATCGCCTTTGCCCATGAAGCGATCGAAATGCACGGCGGCAACGGCTATATCGAAGATTTCGTGACGCCGCGCTTGCTTCGTGATGCGCAAGTGCTGACGGTATGGGAAGGGACGGCTAACATTTTAGGACTGGAAGTGTTGCGGTTAATGCGTAAATACCGTGTTCATGAGCAGTTTATTGCCAAAATGGCGGAGGCGCTCTCTTCCCTTTCTGACGATGTTGAGCCGCTTGCCAGTCCGGTGAAGCAAGGATTACACGAACTTGCGGAAGCGTTGAAGCGGCTTGACGGCCAGCCGGAAGAGGTGCAAACATTTCATGCAAAAAAAATCGCCAACCGCCTGTGTGACATTTATTTAAGCGTCGTCGCTCTCGAACGCGCCCAAGAAAATGAACGGAATTGCTTGATTGCCCAGCTCTTTTTGCAGCATATTTGGAATCGCCATTTAGTGGATGAACAAATGCTTTCTGTTCGCCATTTTGAAGTCATTATTCATGGACAGAGACAGCTATCCCCTTCGTGA
- a CDS encoding ABC transporter permease has protein sequence MIRKYIALLRMKYIEMLAYRLATLVWMTGAITQPLITMVVWMNIDPAQSDAFIFYFMAVIFVERMTSAWDVWELEREIREGTFSNYILRPLHPIHWAIAENVVYKALFAAILAPVWAIAALFVPALRFDVTGEQVLLFLVAVLLGAVLRFLLSYICGLLGFWITKVTAVYGVLEVISLFLSGRIAPLSLLPPVLQQWSIFLPFRYMIGFPIDIITKAANSHDMLQGFAIASIWIVVFVIALRWIWKAGLKKNQAVGG, from the coding sequence ATGATTCGTAAATACATTGCCCTTCTGCGCATGAAATATATCGAAATGCTTGCTTACCGCCTGGCCACTCTCGTCTGGATGACGGGCGCCATCACCCAGCCGCTCATAACAATGGTCGTATGGATGAACATTGATCCGGCGCAAAGCGATGCTTTTATTTTTTACTTTATGGCCGTTATTTTTGTTGAGCGGATGACGAGCGCGTGGGACGTTTGGGAGCTTGAACGCGAAATTCGCGAAGGGACGTTTTCAAACTACATTTTGCGGCCGTTGCATCCGATTCACTGGGCGATTGCGGAAAATGTGGTGTATAAAGCATTGTTTGCTGCCATCTTGGCTCCGGTATGGGCGATAGCGGCTCTGTTTGTGCCTGCGCTGCGCTTTGATGTGACAGGGGAACAGGTGCTTTTGTTTTTGGTGGCGGTGCTGCTTGGCGCTGTGCTGCGCTTTTTGCTTAGCTACATTTGCGGGCTGCTCGGCTTTTGGATTACCAAAGTTACGGCGGTCTATGGCGTGCTGGAAGTGATTTCTCTATTTTTATCAGGGCGGATTGCGCCGTTGTCGCTGCTGCCGCCGGTGTTGCAGCAGTGGAGCATTTTTTTGCCGTTTCGTTATATGATTGGCTTTCCGATTGACATCATTACCAAAGCAGCCAATAGCCATGATATGCTGCAAGGCTTTGCCATCGCTTCCATTTGGATTGTGGTGTTCGTTATCGCTTTGCGGTGGATATGGAAAGCGGGATTAAAGAAAAACCAAGCGGTAGGTGGTTAA
- a CDS encoding class I adenylate-forming enzyme family protein → MNISELLARNARKFPDKTAIIDGNEELSYAEVDRTVNRLASSLARLGIRQGDKVILYMPNTKEFVFAYFAALRLGAIVVPANARLTASEVQYILHHSEAKAVIAHEWICGQIAPLVGQGNVVWIKTGEAADGWVSMADLIAAGSPAPVVCPLNEADEATILYTSGTTGRPKGVLFTNRNIFAVATMMVIEAKMDRHSRILHMMPLSHSAPLHLFFVGGTYVGATHVLAPAFSPEALLQLVEQHEITHFFGAPVAYLLAAKHPRLHDYNLSSVRYWTYGGAPLSRTEVLFIASRFRTDRLMCLYGLTEAGPNGTYLSPEEHAEKAGSVGKYAALHCEVKIVDDQGKEVPPGEIGEIALRGESVMKGYYKDEEKTKETMKDGWLYTGDLARRDEDGYIWVIDRKKDIIISGGVNIYPKEVEDVLRTHPDIVDVAVIGVPHPEWGETAKAFVVAGKPLENLAEICKRFLKGQIADYKIPRLYEQIEELPRNATGKVLKQVLRGKYDETAERR, encoded by the coding sequence ATGAACATTTCAGAGCTGCTCGCGCGCAATGCGAGAAAATTTCCGGATAAAACGGCGATCATTGATGGAAACGAAGAGCTATCGTATGCGGAAGTCGACCGGACGGTCAACCGCTTGGCTTCGTCACTGGCCCGGCTTGGCATTCGCCAAGGAGATAAAGTGATTTTGTATATGCCGAATACGAAGGAATTTGTGTTTGCGTATTTTGCCGCGCTTCGCCTTGGCGCTATTGTCGTTCCAGCCAACGCGCGCCTCACTGCTTCCGAGGTGCAATATATTCTCCATCATAGCGAGGCAAAAGCGGTGATTGCCCATGAATGGATTTGCGGGCAGATCGCCCCGCTGGTAGGACAAGGGAATGTCGTTTGGATCAAAACGGGAGAAGCAGCTGATGGCTGGGTATCCATGGCTGACTTGATAGCAGCAGGGTCGCCCGCTCCGGTTGTTTGCCCGCTGAACGAAGCGGATGAAGCAACGATTTTGTACACATCGGGAACAACAGGACGGCCGAAGGGAGTCTTGTTTACGAACCGCAACATTTTTGCCGTCGCGACGATGATGGTCATCGAAGCGAAAATGGACCGCCACAGCCGCATTTTGCATATGATGCCTCTCAGCCATTCCGCACCGCTGCATTTGTTTTTTGTCGGCGGCACCTATGTCGGCGCCACCCATGTACTGGCACCAGCGTTTTCTCCAGAAGCGTTGCTCCAGCTTGTGGAGCAGCATGAAATCACCCACTTTTTTGGCGCGCCTGTTGCTTACTTGCTGGCTGCCAAGCATCCGCGCCTACATGATTATAACCTTTCTTCCGTCCGCTATTGGACGTACGGCGGCGCGCCTTTGTCACGCACCGAGGTGTTGTTCATTGCCAGCCGATTCCGCACCGACCGTCTCATGTGTTTATACGGCCTCACCGAAGCGGGTCCGAACGGAACGTATTTATCGCCGGAAGAGCATGCCGAAAAAGCCGGCAGTGTCGGCAAATACGCCGCCCTTCATTGCGAAGTGAAAATCGTTGATGACCAAGGGAAGGAAGTGCCGCCGGGGGAAATCGGCGAGATTGCGCTGCGTGGGGAAAGCGTGATGAAAGGCTACTATAAAGATGAAGAAAAAACGAAGGAAACAATGAAAGACGGCTGGCTATATACCGGCGATTTGGCCCGCCGTGATGAAGACGGCTATATTTGGGTGATCGACCGCAAAAAGGACATCATTATTTCCGGCGGCGTCAACATTTATCCGAAAGAAGTGGAAGATGTGCTGCGCACACATCCGGACATTGTCGATGTCGCGGTCATCGGCGTTCCGCATCCGGAATGGGGAGAAACGGCCAAAGCGTTTGTCGTTGCCGGCAAACCGCTGGAAAATCTCGCAGAAATTTGTAAACGCTTTCTTAAAGGGCAGATCGCTGACTATAAAATTCCGCGCTTATATGAGCAAATTGAGGAACTGCCGCGCAATGCGACAGGAAAAGTGTTAAAACAAGTGTTAAGGGGGAAGTACGATGAGACGGCTGAGCGACGTTGA
- a CDS encoding ABC transporter ATP-binding protein has protein sequence MIHVKHLHKSFRVHVRQAGWLEALRSLWRREYRVVEAVKDISFTIEKGEIVGFLGPNGAGKTTTMKMLAGLLHPTSGEITVGGFVPFEQKAEFKKMMSLVMGQKSQLIWDIPPMETFLVNKAIYEIDDRTFRETLDELVELLELEPLLTKPTRSLSLGQRMRCELAAALLHRPQVLFLDEPTIGLDVHTQEKVRRFIVDYNREHETTILLTSHYMGDVTALCDRVMIINYGKLIYDGELTVLTEKLAPYKRLEVRFAKVPDVRWEDFGEVVEIEDGNVALRVAREKVAEVSAHFLQHFHVHDINIQDPPMEEVITRAFQEGLHDS, from the coding sequence ATGATTCATGTGAAGCATTTGCATAAATCATTTCGCGTCCATGTCCGCCAAGCGGGCTGGCTGGAGGCCTTGCGCAGCTTATGGAGGCGCGAATACCGGGTGGTGGAAGCAGTCAAAGATATTTCGTTTACGATCGAAAAGGGGGAAATTGTCGGATTTTTAGGTCCGAATGGCGCCGGCAAAACGACGACGATGAAAATGCTGGCCGGGCTGTTGCATCCGACTTCAGGAGAAATAACAGTTGGCGGTTTCGTTCCGTTTGAGCAAAAAGCGGAATTTAAAAAAATGATGAGTTTGGTGATGGGGCAGAAAAGCCAGCTCATTTGGGATATCCCGCCGATGGAAACATTTTTAGTCAACAAGGCGATTTATGAAATCGATGACCGGACGTTTCGCGAAACGTTGGACGAATTAGTGGAATTGTTGGAGCTTGAGCCACTTTTGACCAAACCGACGCGCAGTTTGTCGCTCGGGCAGCGGATGCGCTGCGAGCTGGCGGCGGCGCTGCTGCATCGCCCGCAAGTATTGTTTTTAGACGAGCCGACGATCGGGCTTGATGTCCATACACAGGAAAAAGTGCGCCGTTTTATCGTTGATTACAACCGCGAGCATGAAACGACGATTTTGCTGACGTCGCATTATATGGGCGATGTGACGGCGCTATGTGACCGTGTCATGATTATCAATTATGGAAAGTTGATTTATGACGGGGAGTTGACGGTGCTGACGGAGAAACTCGCCCCATACAAGCGGCTCGAAGTCCGCTTTGCCAAGGTGCCTGACGTGCGCTGGGAAGATTTCGGAGAGGTTGTTGAAATCGAAGACGGCAATGTGGCATTGCGAGTGGCGCGGGAGAAAGTGGCAGAAGTGTCGGCGCATTTTTTGCAGCATTTCCACGTCCATGACATTAACATTCAAGACCCGCCGATGGAAGAAGTCATTACGCGCGCGTTTCAGGAGGGATTACATGATTCGTAA
- a CDS encoding MerR family transcriptional regulator yields MHYFTISQLAQEFDISTRTIRYYEERGLIAPIRTESGQRLYTKKERAKLKLILRGKRFGFSLEEIHEMISLFDQDRTGRKQLEKTIEYGKQKIKEVSERIDDLLQLKEEMEAMLADFEKRLRELEGLDG; encoded by the coding sequence ATGCATTACTTCACCATTTCCCAGCTGGCACAAGAATTTGATATAAGCACACGGACGATCCGCTATTACGAAGAGCGCGGGCTGATTGCCCCGATTCGCACGGAATCGGGACAGCGTCTGTACACAAAAAAGGAGCGCGCGAAATTAAAGCTGATTTTGCGCGGCAAGCGCTTTGGCTTTTCGCTTGAGGAGATTCACGAAATGATTTCCCTTTTTGATCAAGACCGCACTGGGCGGAAACAGCTGGAAAAAACGATCGAATACGGGAAGCAGAAAATAAAGGAGGTGAGCGAGCGGATCGATGATCTCCTGCAGCTGAAAGAGGAGATGGAAGCGATGCTAGCGGATTTTGAAAAGCGATTGCGTGAATTGGAGGGGTTGGATGGATGA
- a CDS encoding ABC transporter permease, producing MRRYVRIFREFFRACFVEELEYRSEFLGNLISSFFGIGIAVLTVNIFFYQTDQLGGWTYADVLVLLGVFNTLRGMIDFALRPNMPRLLEHVRRGTLDYILTKPVDSMFYVSFRHLVFWRLIDVLLGLGVIGYGLMVKRYIPSLFDVLIFLITIAASFVLIYSLWMMLMTTSFWVIRIDDLSFIFDSFFETARFPIGMYRGLVRIVLTYVLPAAVITNMPALSLLGKWNMATAFIAVLLALVFLWLARRFWRFALRFYTSASS from the coding sequence GTGCGAAGATATGTACGGATTTTCCGCGAGTTTTTCCGCGCCTGTTTTGTGGAAGAATTGGAATATCGCAGCGAGTTTCTCGGCAATCTCATCTCCAGCTTTTTTGGCATTGGGATTGCGGTTTTGACGGTTAACATCTTTTTCTATCAGACTGACCAATTAGGCGGCTGGACATATGCCGACGTGCTTGTTTTGCTTGGCGTCTTTAATACGCTGAGAGGGATGATTGATTTTGCGTTGCGTCCAAACATGCCGCGCCTGCTTGAGCATGTCCGCCGCGGCACGTTGGATTATATTTTGACAAAGCCGGTCGATAGCATGTTTTACGTCAGCTTTCGCCATTTAGTGTTTTGGCGCCTGATTGACGTGTTGCTTGGCCTTGGCGTCATCGGCTACGGCTTGATGGTCAAGCGTTATATTCCGTCATTATTCGATGTGCTTATTTTTCTCATTACCATTGCGGCATCATTCGTATTGATTTATTCGTTATGGATGATGCTGATGACGACGTCGTTTTGGGTCATCCGCATTGACGACTTGTCCTTTATTTTTGATTCGTTTTTTGAAACAGCCAGATTTCCGATTGGCATGTACCGCGGCTTGGTGCGCATCGTGCTGACGTACGTCTTGCCAGCCGCTGTCATTACGAACATGCCGGCGTTGTCATTGTTAGGGAAGTGGAATATGGCGACTGCATTTATCGCCGTTTTGCTGGCTTTAGTCTTTTTATGGCTGGCGCGCCGCTTTTGGCGCTTTGCGCTTCGCTTTTATACGAGCGCGAGCAGTTAA